GCTCTTCGCTGTCGGTTACTTCCTTGCTGCCACCCATTCCGCTAATGTTGGCTTTTTTACCATCGTAAACGGTTTTCTGCATAACTCCCATTCCGTCAACACTCATTTCATTTTTAAACAAGTTCGGACGCTTTTGCATGGTAATACCTTTAGCAGGCATTGGTAAACCAGGAATCTCAATACTGCTGGTGATAGTAAGGTCTTTTACCTTATCTAATTTATCATTACCACCAAGGGCTTTAGTGTAGCCATCCAATACATCTTGGGCGGTCATGCCATCAGGTACAGGTAAGCTGGGAGGGCCAGTTTCTTCACCATAGAAATCATAATAGGTAACCGGGCCGAATTTTTCCAAGCCAGCAGCGATTTCAGCTCCTTTACCTACCGCAGTAATTACCAAAGCATTGGTATGGAAGTATTTCTTGGCCACAGCCATAATATCTTCCTTGCTTACCGCGTCTAAGCGCGTCAAGTAATTGCTGTAATAATCTGCTGGTAAATTGTAACGTTGAATGTTGAGAGCAAAAGAAGCAATGGTTTGAGGACTTTCTAAAGAACGGCCAATTTCACCAATGATGTTGTTTTTAGCGGCTTGCAACTCTTCATCTGTAACAGCTTCGTTTTGCAAACGCTCAAATTCTTTGATGAATTCTACCACTGCACTATCGGTTACTTCATTACGCACAGAAGCACCAGCGCTGAACTCACCTACTAAACGATCAGAATCGTAGCTAGAATAGGCTCCGTAAGTATAGCCTTTGTCTTCGCGGATGTTTTGGAATAAACGACCCATGCTACCACCACCTAAGATTTGGTTGGCCACGCGCAATTTCACGATATCGGGATCGCCGGGTTTAAGGTCGATAGTGTTACCGATAGAAAGTACAGTTTGTACTGAGCTGTTACGGTTAACTACATTTACAATAGTACCGTCGTACTGAGGAACGGCAGGGTAGGTAGCGCTAGGCATTTCCTTGGCTTGCCAATCGCCAAAATACTTCTTGATCAACTTCTTGGCTTTGCGAGCCTTGATGTCGCCAACTACAGTAATGTAAGTCTTGCTGGGAGTCCAGTAGTTATTGTAGTAGCTTTTACAGTCCTCGATGCTGATGTTCTCAACATTTTCTTCAGATTGTAATTCACCGTAAGGGTGATCCTTACCATATAGGCTTTGGTTGAAGATACGGCTGGAAAGGCTGTTAGGATCATCCTTGGCATTTTCAATTCCAGAGATGGCTTGCTTTTTCAGCTTGTCGAATTCCTCCGAAGGGAAAGAAGGGTTTAAAGCTACATCGGCTAAAAGCTCTACTAAGGTTTCTTGATACTTAGTTAAGCCAGCCGCGTACACATTGCTGGATCCAGTAAAAAGACTGGCGCCAATGAAGTCAATTTCTTCATCTAACTGGTCTTTGCTGCGATTGGTAGTTCCTTGACGTAATAATTGTCCGGCCAAAGAAACATATCCGGCTTTGTCGCCTTCAAAGATTGGATCGCGATCTACTACCAGGCTAAAAGAAACCCGGGGTAGTTTATCGTTCTCTACTACAATAATGGTTAAGCCATTATCCAATTTATATACCTCGTAATCGCCAAACTCGATGCTTTTCGCAGGTGCAGGCTCTGGGCGCACCGAACGGTCGAGTTGAGCAAAGGTTGCCACACTAATCAGCATGGCCAATGCGCTGGTTAAAATGCGTTTCATCATGCTGTTATTTATTGTTCGTTTTTAGGTAAGTAAACCAGTACCACGCGGTTTTCTGGACGAAGGTATTTCTTCGCAACTGCCAGGATAAACTCGCGATCGATATTGCGATACTCTTCGATTTCGGTATTGATCAAATTAGCATCACCCAGGTAAACATGGTTGTCGGCTAAGCTCTCTGCGATACCGGCCATACTGCCATTGGTAGATACGAAATCGTTCTCCAATTGATTTTGAATTTTGGTGTATTCCTTTTCAGAAATCATTTCGGTGGTCATCTTGCTAATCTCAGTATCGATAGCGGCGATGAAATCATTAAGGTCTACGCCTTGATTCGCCAATCCGAAGGTGATGAATACTCCCGCATTTTCTAAGGTGAAAGGGAAAGATTGGATTACTAATCCTAATTGCTGATCATCTACTAAAGACTTATACAAGCGTGAGCTCTGGCCATCCGAAAGAATAGTAGAGATCATATCCATAGCATAAGCTTCCTTGGTACCTTGTTTAGGACTGCGGTAGCCCATGATGATACCTGGTAATTGGATATTGTCGTAAATAGTGTCAATTACCTCTCCACTCAAACCAGCAGGTTCTTCGGTAGGACGAGGAATTTCTTTGGTTCCGGCAGGAATACCGCTGAAGTATTTTTCGATCCAAGCTTTGGCTTGTTTAGGGTCGATATCACCAGCAATTGAAAGAGTGGCATTATTAGGAACGTAGAAAGTTTCGTAGAAATCAGTGAAGTCCGCAGTTTCGGCAGCATTCAAATCTTCCATGGTACCGATTGGAGGGATACCATAATAGCTGTCGCCGAAAGCAGCTCCGAACATCTTAGCCTGGAAAGAACCATAAGGCTGGTTGTCGATGCGTAAACGCTTTTCTTCTTTTACTACTTCACGTTGAGTTTCTACTCCTTCTAAATCTACAGTAGCTTGAAGCATACGCTCACTCTCTAACCATAAACCTAATTCCAATTGATTGGAAGGAAGGATTTCATAATAATAGGTGCGGTCGAAAGAAGTGTTGGCATTAAGGGCACCACCATTAGCCTGAACAATCTTCATGTATTCGCCACGCTCGATATTGGGAGAACCTTCGAACATTAAATGCTCAAAGAAATGGGCAAAGCCCGAGCGTCCTTCTTTTTCGTTTTTACTTCCCACATGGTACAGTACGCTCACTGCAACAATAGGGGTGCTGTGATCTTCATGTAAAATCACGTGCAAACCGTTGGGGAGGTCATATTCTTCAAATTTGATGTCGGTCTGCGCTTGCGCTGATCCGAATCCCAGAAGAAGAATCAAACCCAAAAGCTTTTTCTTCATGTCGTTTTCGATTTATTTATTGATCTAATTTCCCGTTAAAATCGGAAGGCAATTTTAACACTTTTTAAGGAGCTTACATTAGATTATAGGCCTTTTCCCCTTGCTTGGAGGTCGGTCTTAACAGTATTTTAGTTTTTTACCTTTGACGACATCTTGAAAGCGAAGTGATTAAGAAATGAAAAAAATACTCTTTGATGATCAGTCGCTTGAATATTTGTCCTAAATTTGCAGCCCTTAAAAATGATATTGTATGTACGCCATCGTAGAGATAGCAGGGCATCAGTACAAAGTACAGAAAGATCAACGTATCTACGTTAACCGTTTAGATGCAGAAGAAGGTGCAGAACTTTCTTTTGATAAGGTTATGTTAACCGACAATGACGGTAAAGTAGAAGTTGGCGCCCCGGTTATAGAAGGCATTAAAGTAAATGCCAAAATTGTACAGCACTTAAGAGCTGACAAAGTATTAGTGTTTAAGAAGAAACGTCGTAAAGGTTACCAGAAGATGAACGGTCACCGTCAGTACATTTCTCAAATTGAAATTACTGGCATCGGTTAGTTCAGGTAAACCGAAACCTAAAATTAGAAGACATGGCTCACAAAAAAGGAGTAGGTAGTTCCAAGAACGGACGCGAATCGGAAAGTAAACGCTTAGGTGTGAAAATCTTTGGTGGTCAGCAAGCAATTGCCGGTAACATCATCGTGCGCCAGCGTGGTACTCGTCACAATCCTGGTGAGAATGTAGGTATGGGTAAAGACCACACCTTATTCGCCTTAACTGATGGTACCGTGAAATTCCAGAAGAAAAGTAATAACAAATCATTCGTATCAGTAGAGCCTCAGGCCTAAGCTGCGTGTGATATCGTATTCAGATCCCTCGTTGGCTTAGGTCGGCGAGGGATTTTTTCGTTTAAGGCCCTAAAGAATTAATTCTCGTGGGCTATCAGGTCTCTTCGCTCTATTGTAAATTCGCATCAAAATCACAATCATGCTCGAAATCACTTATCTCCGTGAACATGCTCAGGAAGCAGCAGCTGGCCTTAAGAAACGTGGCCTCGACGCGGAGCAGAGTATTCAAGATATTTTAAAGCTCGACGAATTACGTCGACAAAACCAGAATGAACTGGATCAGGCTTTAGCCGAAAGCAATCAAATTTCGAAGGAAATTGGACTCTTATATAAAGAGGGTAAGCGTGAAGAAGCCGATAAAGCCAAAGCGCGTACTGCCGAATTAAAAGATCGCATTAAGGAGCTTCAACAAGAACAGGAGCAACTTAAAAATAGCCTAGATCAAGATTTGGTAGCCTTGCCCAATGTGCCGATTGATATTGTTCCGGCCGGAAAATCGGAAGCCGACAATGAAGAGGTAAAGCGAGTAGGTGAAATCAAAGCCATGCCCGAAGGTGCAAAGCCTCACTGGGAATTGGCTGAAGAACTGAAATTGATTCGCTTCGATCTGGGTGTGAAAATTACCGGAGCGGGTTTCCCCGTTTATCAAGGTAAGGGCGCCCGATTGCAAAGAGCCTTAATCAATTTCTTCTTGGAGGAAAATCGCAATGCCGGTTTTGAAGAGTACCAACCTCCTTTAATGGTAAACGAAGATTCAGGTTTTGGAACCGGTCAATTACCCGATAAGGAAGGACAGATGTACCACGTAACGGAGGATAAGCTTTATGCCATTCCTACCGCGGAGGTGCCCATCACCAATATTTTCCGTGGCGATATCATCGAAGATGAAGATTTACCCATCAAAGCCACCGCTTACTCTGCTTGTTTCCGTCGCGAGGCAGGATCTTATGGTAAAGATGTTCGAGGCTTAAACCGCCTGCATCAATTTGATAAAGTAGAGATTGTTTGCCTTACCAAGCCAGAAGATTCTATGCCCATGCTCGACTCTATGGTAGAGCATGTAGCTGGGCTATTGGAAAAGCTGGAATTACCCTACCGAATTCTGCGTTTATGTGGTGGAGATATGGGCTTCACTTCGGCCATTACCTACGATTTTGAAGTATGGAGTGCCGCACAAGAACGCTGGTTAGAAGTAAGTTCTGTATCCAATTTCAAGACCTTCCAAACCAATCGAATGAAAATTCGTTATCGTGGTGAAGACAAGAAGACCCAGTTATTGCACAGCTTAAATGGCAGTGCACTGGCCTTGCCACGTATCGTTGCCGCCTTGCTTGAAAATCATCAAGGTGAAGATGGAATCCGAATTCCTGAGGCGCTGCAAGCCTTTACGGGATTCGACAAAATTTAATTCATGCGTAAACTTATTGTATCGGCCTTAAGCCTCAGCTTGCTTTGGGCCTGTAATTCTGGAGAAGCTCAGTACGCTGAGGAAATTGCTCATGTCGACTCTATGTTGGCTATTAACGATAGCCTTCAGAAATCTTTTGATCAAGTAGATTCAACTCAGATTTTACAGGACTTCCCAAAGGTTGATTCCCTGTACAAGATTTTATCAGGCCCGATGGCCGATCAGCAAGATAAGCGTTATTGGACCGTTACCATGGCGAATATCGATGTGGTGCATCATCCATATATGAAGTACAGCGGTGATTATAAGAAGATGCGTCGCGGTTTAGCCTATTCCAAATCACAATTAGAATCTTTACGCAATAGCCTCGAAGATCAGAAATTGGATACCACTCAGGTTAGAGATTACATTCAAGCGGAAGAAAAAGCTTTGAATGATATGCAAGTTTTAATCGGCAAGCGTATTGTACCGGTATTAGAAGCGAAAGCGATTTGGGATACTGCCGAAGCACGCTACTTGGATTTAGTGTCCAAAAGCGATAGCTTGGCTCAATAGCCCATGCCATTGAAAAATCTGTTTAGTATTTTCTTGAGCCTCCTTTGTTTGTGGACCCTTCCGGCCTTTAGCCAGAGTCCCAATCAGGCTAATGATGCTCAAGCCTTGGCCTTGGCTAAACAGTATTTTCAGGATCAGGAGTATGAGAAGGTCATCGATAAATTGGAGGATCTAGGTGAACGAAGTGTAGAGCCTCAGGTCTATCAATTACTATTTGATTCCTATCTGGAATTAGAAGAATATCGCGATGCCATTAAGCTCAGTCGTGATTGGGCCCGTCGCTTGCCCGGTCGGAAAGCCAATTTTGAGGTAGATCAATTGTATTTGCACCTAAAGGAGGAAGACCAGCGGGATGCAGAAAAGTTGATGGAATCTTTTTATGAGATTATCGATCGCAGTCCGGGGCAAGCTTATGCTTATGGTAAAGCTCTAAGCGATAGAGGTTATGCCAATCGCGCCCTCAGCGTGTATCAGCACGCCATTAAGGGAAATCCGAATATGAATTTCGACTATCAGATGGCTTTGCTCTACGGAGAGCTGGGTGATATTCCTAAAATGCATGAGATGTACCTGCAAATGGTGGAGCGCACCCCCGGCTATTTGGCTACGGTAAAAGCGCTGCTGGCTCAATCCATCGAAGCAGGTCAAAGGGATGAAAACCTGGAATTGCTTAAGCAGGAAATCATTAAACGCATTCAAGGCGGAGGACCGGAACGTTTCAATGAACTCTTGATTCATATTTATAGTCAGGAAGAAAACTTCAGAGCCGCCTTTACCCAGTTGCGAGCCTTGGATCGTCAAGGTCGTTTGGAAGGAAAGGAGATTTCCAATTTAGCCCGCTTGGCCTATAATGCCGGAGATTTCGATTTGGCGGCGCGCATCTATAAGTATGAATTGGATAAAGGGGATAGCTATCCCTATTATCAATCTTCGGTAATTGCTTGGCTGGACTCACGTAAGCACAGCTTGCAAGAATCGGAGAGCAGCACATTGGAAGCTTGGCAGTCTTTGGCGGCCGACTATGAGCAATATGGTAAGGGCTTTAGAGGGGATCCTTTTCAGGCTGATTTGATGATTCCCTTAGCGGAGGTTTATGCCTATCGCTTAAATCAAGCAGATACGGCCGAAGCTATTTTAACTTCTTTATTTGATCGTTCCTGGATTGGTGAAGATGATCAGGCGCTGGCGCAAATTGCCTATGCCGATTTATTGCTTTTTACCGGGCGACGTTGGGATGCAATCATTTACTATCGCAAGGCAGAGAAGGCTTTGGATCAATCAGTAATCGGACAAGAAGCCAAATTTAAAAGGGCTAAGGCAGCCTACTATGTGGGCGACTTTCAATGGGCGCAAGGGATATTTTCGGTATTGAAGGAATCTACTTCGAAATTGATTGCCAATGATGCCATGCAGTATTCGCTCTTGATAACCGATAATATGGCTCTGGACTCCACAACGGAGGCTTTGGAAGCCTATGCTCGGGCGGATCTCTTTTACTATCGTGAAATTTACGATTCGGCTTTGGCCATTTTAGAAGTATTAGACATTGGTTATGCGGATCATCCCATTGCCGATGAAAGCCTGTTTTTGCGCGCATCTATAAAAAGAGCGCAGCATCAGGATGCAGAAGCCATTAAATTATGGCAGAGGGTGGTAGATGAATACAGTGATGATATCCTCGTAGACGATGCCCTTTATGAAATTGGAAAAACGGAAGAAAAACTAAACCACACTGATGCGGCTATGAAGGCTTATGAGCAGTTGTTTACAGAACATGTAGACAGTTTCTTTGCCAGTGATGCAAGGAAGGCCTATCGTCGCTTAAGAGGGGATCAAATCAATTAGAGATGTATATCTATAATGTAACGGTAAACATCGAGAAGGATGTGCATGATGAGTGGCTGCAATGGATGAAGGAAGTGCATATTCCGGATGTCTTGGCTACAGGTATTTTTATCGATAACCGCATCTGCCATGTTATGGTGGAAGAAGAGCAGGGGATTACCTATTCTTTGCAATATCGTTTTAAGGATTTACGGGATTTGGAGCGTTATCAAAAAGACCATGCACCGCGTTTGCAAGCGGAGCATTCCAAGCGTTTCCAAAATAAGTTCGCTGCCTTTCGCACCATCTTGCGCATTGATCACGAAGATCAGGCTTAATGTCCTCCAATCAGGGCAAAATCTATGACCTGAATGAAGCTCGGGAGAAAATCCGTGGCTATTGCTTGTATCGGGAAAGGAGTCAGAAGGAAGTGCGAGACAAGCTGTTGAGCTATGGCCTCTTTCCGGAAATTGCCGATACCTTATTATCCGAATTGATTCAAGAGCGCTTTGTAGATGAGGAACGCTTTGCCCGGGCTTTTGTGCGGGGTAAGTATAAGATTAAAAAATGGGGGCGAATTAAAATCAAGCAGGCGCTTTATCCCCATCAGCTTAGTGCTTATGTCTTAAAAAAGGCTTTTAGCGAAATTGATCCTGAGCTCTATTATCAAAATCTTATTGCTCTGTGCCAAAAACGATGGCCGCTTAGCAAGGGCCCCAATGACTATGTTCGACGCAGCAAGTTAATAGGCTACCTGCAGCGCCAAGGTTACGAAATGGACCTGATTAGGGATGTGGTAGAAGCCGAATTGGGCCGCGACTAATAACTGCTGGTTACCTGTCCGTCGATAAGTAAGGTGAAATCAGCATGACCGCCATTGGCACTATCTAATTCATTCACATTATCCTGCACTTGAGTGCTGATGGTCATGATCTTTAAGTCCTCTGCATACTGATTTAGATACCAGCTAATGCCTTCAAAATCTTTAGAGTGGTAATCACCATTGTAATGGATGAAAATACCGTCTTCCGGCAGATTTAAAACAATGAAATGTGCCATGGTAGCATCTTTAATAGCTTGGGCTTTAGGGAGGTTTTCACCACCGTGGCCGCCCATCATTTCGAGCATGGCTTTGTAGCCAGGAAGCTCGCCATCATAGTCGATGGGCAAGGGAGCGATCCAGTTTTTCACGCTGTCTGACAGGGTATCCAAACTTTCCAAACCTTGCTTAAATACCTGGCGGGCATAAGGACGAGGGATATTAGTGGCGATGAAAGGCAGCTGATGACCTTTCGCGAAATCAACTAAACCTTTGTAATCCGTTTTGTAATTGTTCCAAAGACGCGCTAGGCTGTCGAGTCCCTTGCTATCAATGCTATCTTGGAGATAGAGATTTAAAGGTTCTTGGTTATCGGCTTCAAACATCTCAGCACCTAAAACCATATTGGAATCTTGCTGATGCAAACTTTGGGTAATCTCAAATTGCAGCCAGTGACAGATAGGATTGTTGTGTAATTCACCGAAGAGGACAACATCGGCTTCAGCCAGAGAAGCGGTCATTTCTGCGAAACTTACTTTTTCGCCATCTGCATTGTAGAGTTGATAAGCTTGTAAATTTTGAGCTTGTAAGCTGAAGTTTAGAAGAAGGAAAGTCAGGACTAAAATCCTCATTGTATCCAAAATTTAAAGGTTTGGCGATGGCCCTCATGCTGAAGGCTTAAAAAGTAAATACCGGCGGCAAGATCGGAAACATCGAGGCTGTTTTCACTAATGCTATTCGTCAATATGGTGCGACCGGAAAGGTCTCTGATTTCGGGCTTAGTCCAAAGTCCATTTCCTTCCCAATGTAGAATCTCAGTTGCTGGATTAGGGAATAGCTTTAAGCTCTGATCGAAGGTGTAATCCTCTTGACTCAACATGCAAGCATTTTGACTTAAAGCCAAGGCCAAGGAATCGAGTTTATCGTAAAGAACTTGTCCCGGACAAAGAGTTCCTTTGGGGCAGCCTACCGAGGCGCTGTTCCCATCGCGATGTCCGGAAATATGGCGGAGCATTAATTGCGAACTGGTATGCAGGCTGCTGTCTGCTAGGTTAATAGAATTTTGGCAGCCTTCGTATAGCAGTATTTCGGCCAAAGACTGCAGTGCGGCAGACTGAACCGGATTAGTACGGTAATCACCTATAACACAAAAGCCCAGGGTGCCAGAATTCATGCAGCTGAAATGAGCTCCAGAATGACCGCTTCCACGGCCTTCGTAAACCACTCCGTTAGGGTCTATCAGCCAATTGTAGCCGATATCGCTCCAGCCATTGGTATTCACATGCAAATCCCAATAATAGGCGACCACATATTGATAGTCTGTAGCGTTAGTGAAGCCAGCAGAATGATGCACTATTAAGTGTGTAGGTGTAGTATTATCGTAAGTGGGGGGAGGGCAAGTGCCATCGGGACACCAGCAAGTTCGATCGCATACCGGAGGACGAGGACAAGAGCAGCTTTCGGGGTCTGAAATTGAGCTAAAATCTAATTGAAGAGCTTGACTATTTTCTTTGGGTGCCGTGAAAAATCGCATCACCAGATCCGATTGAGGTAGGTCCGAACTGTGAATTTCCCAGGCCAGGATTTGCTCTTCGAAAGGGTTTAGAACAAAAGTTTGTCGGTCCTTAATGTCTTCTTCATTATGCTGATCATCCATTGCCTGCCATTCTTGCCAGCCATCTTTGGTTTTAAATCGGATGTCGAGCTCAAAAGGATTTTTTGCGAAGCTGTAGGCCGATATGCCTAGGAAAGCATAATTGCCATTGGTCCATTCGCTATCGGAATAGAATACTTCGTGGGCCACTTCATGGAAATTAGAGGGCTTTAATTTTAAGGTGTGACTTTCTTGGGCCAATAATCCCCATAGGGGAAGGAAGAGCAATAGCAGGGTTTTCTTCATGCCACGAAGGTACGCTAATGCAAAAAATAGAATCGCCCCGAATTTACATTCGAGGCGATTCCGATGAAACCCACAATTTGCTCTAAATGAACAACAAATGTGTATTTTCTCCCTGGGCGCGGTTGTAGAAGTCTCCAACGGTAATTACATCAGAAATTTCGTCAACTAAATCTTCGCGTTCAAGGTGGAACATGTCCATCGCTAATTTGCAAGCCCAGAGTTTAGCTCCGGAGGCTTCCAGTATTTCGATGAATTCACCTACCGGAGGAATGTCCAATTTCTCCATTTCCTTTTTCATCATATTGGTGGCAAAGGATTCCATTCCTGGTAAACCTCCTAAAAGGGTAGGGA
The Croceimicrobium hydrocarbonivorans genome window above contains:
- a CDS encoding DUF4286 family protein, which gives rise to MYIYNVTVNIEKDVHDEWLQWMKEVHIPDVLATGIFIDNRICHVMVEEEQGITYSLQYRFKDLRDLERYQKDHAPRLQAEHSKRFQNKFAAFRTILRIDHEDQA
- a CDS encoding insulinase family protein is translated as MMKRILTSALAMLISVATFAQLDRSVRPEPAPAKSIEFGDYEVYKLDNGLTIIVVENDKLPRVSFSLVVDRDPIFEGDKAGYVSLAGQLLRQGTTNRSKDQLDEEIDFIGASLFTGSSNVYAAGLTKYQETLVELLADVALNPSFPSEEFDKLKKQAISGIENAKDDPNSLSSRIFNQSLYGKDHPYGELQSEENVENISIEDCKSYYNNYWTPSKTYITVVGDIKARKAKKLIKKYFGDWQAKEMPSATYPAVPQYDGTIVNVVNRNSSVQTVLSIGNTIDLKPGDPDIVKLRVANQILGGGSMGRLFQNIREDKGYTYGAYSSYDSDRLVGEFSAGASVRNEVTDSAVVEFIKEFERLQNEAVTDEELQAAKNNIIGEIGRSLESPQTIASFALNIQRYNLPADYYSNYLTRLDAVSKEDIMAVAKKYFHTNALVITAVGKGAEIAAGLEKFGPVTYYDFYGEETGPPSLPVPDGMTAQDVLDGYTKALGGNDKLDKVKDLTITSSIEIPGLPMPAKGITMQKRPNLFKNEMSVDGMGVMQKTVYDGKKANISGMGGSKEVTDSEELKAYEAQATFFAETQYPALGYTLELTSIGFVDGEKAYVMEVTSPEGDKSTEFYSVETGLKIKEESSFEGPEGPMTASTAYADYREVNGIMFPFTMTMSQGPQKIKFEVKTIEVNSGLKKGDFN
- the rplU gene encoding 50S ribosomal protein L21, coding for MYAIVEIAGHQYKVQKDQRIYVNRLDAEEGAELSFDKVMLTDNDGKVEVGAPVIEGIKVNAKIVQHLRADKVLVFKKKRRKGYQKMNGHRQYISQIEITGIG
- the rpmA gene encoding 50S ribosomal protein L27, with protein sequence MAHKKGVGSSKNGRESESKRLGVKIFGGQQAIAGNIIVRQRGTRHNPGENVGMGKDHTLFALTDGTVKFQKKSNNKSFVSVEPQA
- a CDS encoding tetratricopeptide repeat protein; this translates as MKNLFSIFLSLLCLWTLPAFSQSPNQANDAQALALAKQYFQDQEYEKVIDKLEDLGERSVEPQVYQLLFDSYLELEEYRDAIKLSRDWARRLPGRKANFEVDQLYLHLKEEDQRDAEKLMESFYEIIDRSPGQAYAYGKALSDRGYANRALSVYQHAIKGNPNMNFDYQMALLYGELGDIPKMHEMYLQMVERTPGYLATVKALLAQSIEAGQRDENLELLKQEIIKRIQGGGPERFNELLIHIYSQEENFRAAFTQLRALDRQGRLEGKEISNLARLAYNAGDFDLAARIYKYELDKGDSYPYYQSSVIAWLDSRKHSLQESESSTLEAWQSLAADYEQYGKGFRGDPFQADLMIPLAEVYAYRLNQADTAEAILTSLFDRSWIGEDDQALAQIAYADLLLFTGRRWDAIIYYRKAEKALDQSVIGQEAKFKRAKAAYYVGDFQWAQGIFSVLKESTSKLIANDAMQYSLLITDNMALDSTTEALEAYARADLFYYREIYDSALAILEVLDIGYADHPIADESLFLRASIKRAQHQDAEAIKLWQRVVDEYSDDILVDDALYEIGKTEEKLNHTDAAMKAYEQLFTEHVDSFFASDARKAYRRLRGDQIN
- a CDS encoding ChaN family lipoprotein — translated: MRILVLTFLLLNFSLQAQNLQAYQLYNADGEKVSFAEMTASLAEADVVLFGELHNNPICHWLQFEITQSLHQQDSNMVLGAEMFEADNQEPLNLYLQDSIDSKGLDSLARLWNNYKTDYKGLVDFAKGHQLPFIATNIPRPYARQVFKQGLESLDTLSDSVKNWIAPLPIDYDGELPGYKAMLEMMGGHGGENLPKAQAIKDATMAHFIVLNLPEDGIFIHYNGDYHSKDFEGISWYLNQYAEDLKIMTISTQVQDNVNELDSANGGHADFTLLIDGQVTSSY
- the serS gene encoding serine--tRNA ligase; protein product: MLEITYLREHAQEAAAGLKKRGLDAEQSIQDILKLDELRRQNQNELDQALAESNQISKEIGLLYKEGKREEADKAKARTAELKDRIKELQQEQEQLKNSLDQDLVALPNVPIDIVPAGKSEADNEEVKRVGEIKAMPEGAKPHWELAEELKLIRFDLGVKITGAGFPVYQGKGARLQRALINFFLEENRNAGFEEYQPPLMVNEDSGFGTGQLPDKEGQMYHVTEDKLYAIPTAEVPITNIFRGDIIEDEDLPIKATAYSACFRREAGSYGKDVRGLNRLHQFDKVEIVCLTKPEDSMPMLDSMVEHVAGLLEKLELPYRILRLCGGDMGFTSAITYDFEVWSAAQERWLEVSSVSNFKTFQTNRMKIRYRGEDKKTQLLHSLNGSALALPRIVAALLENHQGEDGIRIPEALQAFTGFDKI
- a CDS encoding N-acetylmuramoyl-L-alanine amidase codes for the protein MKKTLLLLFLPLWGLLAQESHTLKLKPSNFHEVAHEVFYSDSEWTNGNYAFLGISAYSFAKNPFELDIRFKTKDGWQEWQAMDDQHNEEDIKDRQTFVLNPFEEQILAWEIHSSDLPQSDLVMRFFTAPKENSQALQLDFSSISDPESCSCPRPPVCDRTCWCPDGTCPPPTYDNTTPTHLIVHHSAGFTNATDYQYVVAYYWDLHVNTNGWSDIGYNWLIDPNGVVYEGRGSGHSGAHFSCMNSGTLGFCVIGDYRTNPVQSAALQSLAEILLYEGCQNSINLADSSLHTSSQLMLRHISGHRDGNSASVGCPKGTLCPGQVLYDKLDSLALALSQNACMLSQEDYTFDQSLKLFPNPATEILHWEGNGLWTKPEIRDLSGRTILTNSISENSLDVSDLAAGIYFLSLQHEGHRQTFKFWIQ
- a CDS encoding M16 family metallopeptidase translates to MKKKLLGLILLLGFGSAQAQTDIKFEEYDLPNGLHVILHEDHSTPIVAVSVLYHVGSKNEKEGRSGFAHFFEHLMFEGSPNIERGEYMKIVQANGGALNANTSFDRTYYYEILPSNQLELGLWLESERMLQATVDLEGVETQREVVKEEKRLRIDNQPYGSFQAKMFGAAFGDSYYGIPPIGTMEDLNAAETADFTDFYETFYVPNNATLSIAGDIDPKQAKAWIEKYFSGIPAGTKEIPRPTEEPAGLSGEVIDTIYDNIQLPGIIMGYRSPKQGTKEAYAMDMISTILSDGQSSRLYKSLVDDQQLGLVIQSFPFTLENAGVFITFGLANQGVDLNDFIAAIDTEISKMTTEMISEKEYTKIQNQLENDFVSTNGSMAGIAESLADNHVYLGDANLINTEIEEYRNIDREFILAVAKKYLRPENRVVLVYLPKNEQ
- a CDS encoding DsrE/DsrF/DrsH-like family protein, with the translated sequence MDPKTMDNPAEVNKDARVKKMMLILSKATIDNVYACFILANGARMEGIEAEIFFTFFGLEAVQKKKLEHLHVATVGNPAMHIPTLLGGLPGMESFATNMMKKEMEKLDIPPVGEFIEILEASGAKLWACKLAMDMFHLEREDLVDEISDVITVGDFYNRAQGENTHLLFI
- a CDS encoding regulatory protein RecX, with protein sequence MSSNQGKIYDLNEAREKIRGYCLYRERSQKEVRDKLLSYGLFPEIADTLLSELIQERFVDEERFARAFVRGKYKIKKWGRIKIKQALYPHQLSAYVLKKAFSEIDPELYYQNLIALCQKRWPLSKGPNDYVRRSKLIGYLQRQGYEMDLIRDVVEAELGRD